The following proteins are co-located in the Vigna unguiculata cultivar IT97K-499-35 chromosome 9, ASM411807v1, whole genome shotgun sequence genome:
- the LOC114164104 gene encoding LEAF RUST 10 DISEASE-RESISTANCE LOCUS RECEPTOR-LIKE PROTEIN KINASE-like 2.2 has translation MSFRFSSPPVQFYDFQTHPQDDFQTQAQNEFDHFMEWTIIASIASGVVGLVAIIAIVYAIIQCLKKAGEAIPAYAQLPSTENNNHKTSNSFPSTREVEVVITPASTVQNSKTEFATMERFLSNINKEKPIRFSPEELDIVTWNYSTILGSGAFGVVYKGKLCNGDDVAVKVINSLDMGMEEQIKAEIGTLGRTYHVNLVRLYGFCFHRDKRALVYEYVENGSLDKHLFGSQNQDIELRKLLEIAIGTAKGIAYLHEECQKRIIHYDIKPENVLLDMNLEAKVADFGLAKLCSRENNVSVNTHFRGTRGYAAPEMWKLSPVTHKCDVYSFGILLFEMVGRRRHFDDSYRESQQWFPQWTWDMFENNELSVMLSLCGIEEKEKEKGERMLKVALWCVQYSPDERPFMSTVVKMLEGEIEISPPPFPFQNLVSVKPNLTQKESSSEDSDATQSWETTSYPEYASKIKRNAFEIEELA, from the exons ATGAGTTTTCGATTTTCTTCTCCTCCTGTCCAGTTTTACGATTTTCAGACTCATCCGCAAGACGATTTTCAGACTCAAGCGCAAAACGAGTTTGACCATTTTATGGAATGGACAATAATAGCGTCTATTG cTTCTGGGGTGGTGGGACTCGTAGCTATTATAGCAATAGTATATGCCATTATTCAATGCTTAAAGAAGGCAGGGGAAGCAATTCCTGCATATGCCCAGCTTCCTAGCACAGAgaataataatcataaaacatcaaattcattTCCTTCAACCAGAGAAGTTGAAGTAGTGATAACACCAGCTTCCACAGTTCAAAATTCGAAAACTGAGTTTGCAACAATGGAAAGATTCCTGAGCAACATCAACAAGGAGAAACCCATCAGATTCTCTCCTGAGGAACTGGATATAGTTACATGGAACTACTCAACCATATTGGGTTCAGGTGCTTTTGGGGTTGTCTACAAAGGGAAATTGTGCAATGGAGATGATGTGGCTGTAAAAGTTATCAACAGTTTGGACATGGGAATGGAAGAGCAAATAAAAGCAGAGATTGGAACCCTTGGAAGAACCTACCATGTCAATCTGGTGAGGCTTTATGGCTTCTGCTTCCACCGTGACAAGAGAGCTCTAGTTTATGAATATGTGGAAAATGGGTCCTTGGACAAGCACTTGTTTGGTAGCCAGAACCAGGACATTGAGTTGAGGAAGCTTCTTGAGATTGCAATAGGAACAGCAAAAGGAATTGCTTATTTACACGAAGAGTGTCAAAAGAGAATAATCCATTATGATATCAAACCAGAGAATGTTCTTCTTGACATGAATTTGGAGGCAAAGGTGGCAGATTTTGGCCTGGCTAAGCTTTGCAGCAGAGAAAATAACGTTTCGGTAAACACACACTTTAGAGGAACAAGGGGATATGCTGCACCAGAAATGTGGAAGCTTTCTCCGGTGACTCACAAGTGCGATGTTTATAGTTTTGGCATTCTCCTGTTTGAGATGGTTGGAAGGAGAAGGCATTTTGATGATAGCTACAGAGAATCACAACAGTGGTTTCCACAGTGGACATGGGATATGTTTGAGAATAATGAGTTATCTGTGATGCTTTCACTTTGTGGAATTGaggagaaagagaaggagaaaggTGAGAGAATGTTAAAGGTGGCTCTGTGGTGTGTTCAGTATTCACCTGATGAAAGACCTTTTATGAGTACTGTGGTGAAGATGCTAGAGGGTGAGATTGAAATTTCTCCACCTCCATTTCCCTTCCAAAACCTGGTGTCTGTTAAGCCAAACCTCACTCAAAAAGAAAGTAGTTCTGAAGATTCAGATGCCACCCAGTCATGGGAAACAACATCATACCCGGAATATGCCTCCAAAATCAAGCGCAATGCATTTGAGATTGAAGAACTTGCTTAG
- the LOC114163052 gene encoding rust resistance kinase Lr10-like, whose translation MSDTSSTTTDNSNHSGYSAIVIVIVIVVFIVKISVCFWVLHVCLKRNQVNGGSGLFKQTGTPDKQFMTLTMDKFLNDMEREKPIRFTDQQLRIATDNYSYHLGSGGFGSVYKGSFSNGTLIAVKVLLGSSDKRVDEQFMAEVGTIGKVHHFNLVRLYGFCFERHLRALVYEYMVNGPLEKYLFHESTTLSFEKLHEIAIGTARGIAYLHEECQQRIIHYDIKPGNILLDRNFCPKVADFGLAKLCNRDHTHITMTGGRGTPGYAAPELWLPFPVTHKCDVYSFGMLLFEIIGRRKNHNINLPESQVWFPMLVWEKFAAEEVEELISSCGVEDKDREIAERIVKVALSCVQYRPEARPIMSVVVKMLEGSVEVLKPQNPFQYLMGWVPPSPHTDTNVSSDSSALVSKSVPVLPTHGMTHEIELASA comes from the exons atGTCCGACACCTCCAGTACAACGACAGATAACAGCAACCATTCTGGCTATTCCGCAATTGTAATTGTCATTGTGATTG TTGTCTTTATTGTGAAGATTAGTGTTTGCTTTTGGGTATTGCATGTATGCCTAAAAAGAAATCAGGTTAATGGTGGTTCTGGATTATTTAAGCAAACAGGAACACCAGATAAACAATTTATGACACTCACTATGGATAAATTTCTGAATGACATGGAAAGGGAGAAGCCAATCAGGTTCACTGATCAGCAGCTAAGGATTGCAACTGATAATTACTCATATCATTTGGGTTCAGGAGGTTTTGGGTCTGTTTACAAAGGAAGTTTTAGTAATGGAACCCTTATAGCTGTGAAAGTTCTACTTGGGAGTTCTGACAAAAGAGTTGATGAACAGTTTATGGCAGAAGTGGGTACCATTGGTAAAGTCCATCATTTCAATCTAGTTCGTCTATATGGGTTTTGCTTTGAAAGACACTTGAGAGCACTGGTTTACGAGTACATGGTGAATGGCCCGCTTGAGAAGTACCTATTCCATGAAAGCACGACCTTATCATTCGAAAAGCTCCATGAGATCGCAATTGGTACTGCAAGAGGCATCGCTTACTTGCATGAAGAGTGTCAACAGAGAATAATCCACTACGATATCAAACCAGGAAATATTCTCTTGGATAGGAACTTTTGTCCCAAAGTTGCAGATTTTGGTTTGGCCAAGCTTTGCAACAGGGACCATACTCATATAACCATGACTGGGGGTAGGGGCACCCCTGGTTATGCTGCACCTGAACTTTGGTTGCCCTTTCCTGTGACTCACAAGTGTGATGTTTACAGCTTTGGCATGCTGCTCTTTGAAATCATTGGAAGGAGGAAAAACCATAACATTAACCTTCCAGAAAGTCAGGTTTGGTTTCCAATGTTGGTTTGGGAAAAATTTGCTGCTGAAGAAGTGGAGGAGTTGATAAGTTCATGTGGGGTAGAGGACAAAGATAGGGAGATTGCAGAAAGAATTGTTAAAGTAGCTTTGTCATGTGTTCAGTATAGGCCAGAAGCAAGACCTATAATGAGTGTTGTGGTGAAAATGTTGGAAGGTTCTGTTGAAGTTCTAAAGCCTCAAAACCCATTTCAGTACCTGATGGGTTGGGTTCCACCCTCTCCTCATACCGACACAAATGTGAGTTCTGACTCTTCAGCATTGGTATCCAAATCAGTCCCTGTACTTCCCACACATGGTATGACCCACGAGATTGAATTAGCGTCTGCATAA
- the LOC114163051 gene encoding putative inactive cadmium/zinc-transporting ATPase HMA3 isoform X1 produces the protein MAENIKRSSFEVLGMCCATEAALVERIVKPLHGVKHVTVIVPTRTVTVVHDVLFISDSQIADALNAARLEASLRLQGETDNEKKWPDLTTMVCGLFLALSFLKYIYHPLEWLALVSVVIGFPKVLLRAIASIKALTLNINILVLLAVCSTAALQDFWEAGVIIFLFSIAQWLETRATHKAKVAMSSLTSMAPQKAVIAETGERVDVNDVNINTILAVKSGDAIPLDGIVVEGKCEVDEKMLTGESLPVIKEFDSVVWAGTINVNGYISVKTTVLAKDTVVARMSKLVEEASSRKSRTQRFIDNFAKYYIPAVVLISASIAVVPAALEVPDIKPWFHLAIVVLLSACPCALILSTPVAIFCALTKAATNGLLLKGGDYIETFSGIKTVAFDKTGTITRGEFTVTDFSLVDDISIETLLYWVSSIESKSSHPMAAALVEYGMSNSVKPIPENVENFENFAGEGVFGTIDGKDIYIGNRRIGARADSERVDCHLQSQSHEISTQKRYCGPTLVGVFSLVDTCRSGALEAIEELNLLGVRSVMLTGDSTQAAMYVQSQLNHALDIVHAELLPAEKAVIIENLKKEGLTAMIGDGINDAPALATADIGISMGISGSALANETGNAILMSNDIQKIPETIRLARKTTRKLIENVIISVGFKSAILALAIAGYPIVWLAVLTDVGTCLLVILNSMLILQEKPKYARKSASSKYGTFSEDLTMTLLDNESSSIKKQGLLTGEKCGKGCCKNDTYQVETTSKNESSGLLKLSKRNQSGNSVSIEVHIVKPCNGCLRKVKTFDDSACRTNNGSGCCQEQSKTEKCVTGSDAREDASIASLESDCLKDKSEDILELSETEAIPKCCNKTCCNDSFKNMTSLTQPEIIIE, from the exons atggCAGAAAATATTAAGAGAAGCAGCTTCGAAGTGTTGGGAATGTGCTGTGCTACAGAAGCAGCACTGGTTGAAAGAATTGTGAAGCCTCTTCATGGCGTAAAACATGTCACTGTGATAGTCCCTACACGAACAGTCACTGTTGTCCATGATGTTCTCTTCATTTCTGATTCACAAATAG CTGATGCACTGAATGCTGCAAGGCTTGAAGCTAGTTTGAGACTGCAGGGAGAAACTGATAATGAAAAGAAATGGCCAGATTTAACGACAATGGTGTGTGGGTTGTTTCTGGCactttctttcttgaaatatatatatcaccCTTTGGAATGGTTGGCACTTGTTTCTGTTGTCATTGGCTTCCCTAAGGTTCTACTCAGGGCCATTGCATCCATTAAGGCTCTTACTCTTAATATCAACATTCTGGTTCTATTGGCAG TGTGTAGTACTGCTGCTTTACAAGATTTTTGGGAGGCTGGTGTCATCATCTTCTTATTCTCCATTGCTCAATGGCTTGAGACAAGAGCAACTCACAAG GCAAAGGTTGCAATGTCCTCTTTGACTAGCATGGCTCCACAAAAGGCTGTTATTGCTGAAACTGGGGAACGTGTTGACGTCAATGATGTTAACATCAACACCATACTTGCAGTCAAGTCGGGTGATGCTATTCCTCTCGATGGAATCGTGGTGGAAGGAAAGTGTGAAGTTGATGAAAAGATGTTAACAGGAGAATCATTACCTGTGATCAAAGAGTTTGATTCAGTAGTGTGGGCTGGAACTATTAATGTGAATG GATATATAAGTGTGAAAACTACAGTGCTGGCAAAAGACACGGTGGTGGCTAGAATGTCAAAACTTGTTGAAGAGGCCTCTAGCAGAAAATCTCGAACACAAAGATTCATAGATAATTTTGCTAAGTACTATATTCCTG CTGTTGTTTTGATTTCAGCTAGCATTGCTGTGGTTCCAGCTGCATTAGAAGTTCCTGATATAAAACCTTGGTTTCATCTTGCAATTGTGGTTTTGTTAAGTGCATGTCCTTGTGCTCTCATCCTATCCACCCCTGTTGCAATCTTTTGTGCTCTCACAAAAGCTGCAACAAATGGGTTACTACTGAAAGGTGGAGATTACATTGAAACATTTTCTGGCATTAAGACAGTGGCTTTTGATAAAACTGGAACAATAACAAGAGGAGAGTTCACAGTGACAGATTTTTCTCTTGTAGATGACATTAGCATTGAAACTTTACTGTACTG ggtTTCAAGTATCGAGAGTAAATCAAGTCATCCTATGGCAGCTGCACTAGTGGAATATGGAATGTCTAATTCTGTCAAGCCAATCCCTGAAAATGTtgagaattttgaaaattttgctGGTGAAGGAGTTTTTGGTACAATTGATGGGAAGGATATTTATATTGGCAATAGAAGAATTGGTGCTAGGGCTGACTCCGAAAGAG TTGATTGTCACTTGCAATCTCAAAGCCATGAAATTTCTACCCAGAAACGATATTGTGGACCGACTCTGGTTGGAGTCTTCAGCTTAGTTGATACTTGCAGATCAGGTGCTTTGGAGGCAATAGAAGAGCTAAACTTGTTAGGCGTGAGATCTGTCATGCTAACAGGAGATAGCACTCAAGCAGCTATGTATGTTCAGAGTCAG TTGAACCATGCTCTAGACATTGTACACGCAGAGCTTCTACCTGCAGAAAAGGCAGTGATCATTGAGAATTTGAAGAAAGAGGGGCTAACAGCCATGATTGGAGATGGCATAAATGATGCTCCTGCATTAGCCACAGCTGACATTGGTATCTCAATGGGAATATCTGGTTCTGCTCTTGCAAATGAGACAGGCAATGCAATTCTTATGTCGAACGACATTCAAAAGATACCTGAAACCATTCGGCTGGCGAGGAAAACCACTAGAAAGCTCATTGAGAATGTCATTATTTCAGTTGGCTTCAAGAGTGCAATACTTGCATTGGCAATTGCAGGATACCCTATTGTTTGGCTTGCTGTATTGACTGATGTTGGGACCTGTTTACTTGTGATTCTCAATAGCATGTTAATTTTACAAGAGAAACCGAAATATGCAAGAAAATCTGCAAGTTCTAAGTACGGCACCTTCTCGGAAGATCTGACCATGACTCTACTTGACAATGAAAGTAGCAGCATTAAGAAACAAGGGCTTCTTACTGGTGAAAAATGTGGTAAAGGTTGTTGTAAAAACGACACTTATCAAGTAGAAACTACAAGCAAGAATGAATCTTCTGGACTTTTGAAGTTGAGCAAGAGAAACCAAAGCGGAAACTCTGTCTCTATTGAGGTGCATATAGTGAAACCTTGCAATGGTTGTCTAAGAAAGGTAAAAACATTTGACGACTCTGCATGCAGAACAAATAATGGTTCTGGTTGCTGCCAAGAGCAATCTAAGACTGAAAAATGTGTCACTGGCTCTGATGCCAGAGAAGATGCCAGCATTGCTTCCTTGGAGTCTGATTGTCTTAAAGACAAATCAGAGGATATTCTAGAGTTGTCTGAGACAGAAGCGATTCCAAAGTGCTGCAATAAGACATGCTGCAatgatagttttaaaaatatgactAGCCTTACCCAGCCAGAAATTATTATAGAGTGA
- the LOC114163051 gene encoding cadmium/zinc-transporting ATPase HMA2-like isoform X2: MAENIKRSSFEVLGMCCATEAALVERIVKPLHGVKHVTVIVPTRTVTVVHDVLFISDSQIADALNAARLEASLRLQGETDNEKKWPDLTTMVCGLFLALSFLKYIYHPLEWLALVSVVIGFPKVLLRAIASIKALTLNINILVLLAVCSTAALQDFWEAGVIIFLFSIAQWLETRATHKAKVAMSSLTSMAPQKAVIAETGERVDVNDVNINTILAVKSGDAIPLDGIVVEGKCEVDEKMLTGESLPVIKEFDSVVWAGTINVNGYISVKTTVLAKDTVVARMSKLVEEASSRKSRTQRFIDNFAKYYIPAVVLISASIAVVPAALEVPDIKPWFHLAIVVLLSACPCALILSTPVAIFCALTKAATNGLLLKGGDYIETFSGIKTVAFDKTGTITRGEFTVTDFSLVDDISIETLLYWVSSIESKSSHPMAAALVEYGMSNSVKPIPENVENFENFAGEGVFGTIDGKDIYIGNRRIGARADSERVDCHLQSQSHEISTQKRYCGPTLVGVFSLVDTCRSGALEAIEELNLLGVRSVMLTGDSTQAAMYVQSQLILCS; the protein is encoded by the exons atggCAGAAAATATTAAGAGAAGCAGCTTCGAAGTGTTGGGAATGTGCTGTGCTACAGAAGCAGCACTGGTTGAAAGAATTGTGAAGCCTCTTCATGGCGTAAAACATGTCACTGTGATAGTCCCTACACGAACAGTCACTGTTGTCCATGATGTTCTCTTCATTTCTGATTCACAAATAG CTGATGCACTGAATGCTGCAAGGCTTGAAGCTAGTTTGAGACTGCAGGGAGAAACTGATAATGAAAAGAAATGGCCAGATTTAACGACAATGGTGTGTGGGTTGTTTCTGGCactttctttcttgaaatatatatatcaccCTTTGGAATGGTTGGCACTTGTTTCTGTTGTCATTGGCTTCCCTAAGGTTCTACTCAGGGCCATTGCATCCATTAAGGCTCTTACTCTTAATATCAACATTCTGGTTCTATTGGCAG TGTGTAGTACTGCTGCTTTACAAGATTTTTGGGAGGCTGGTGTCATCATCTTCTTATTCTCCATTGCTCAATGGCTTGAGACAAGAGCAACTCACAAG GCAAAGGTTGCAATGTCCTCTTTGACTAGCATGGCTCCACAAAAGGCTGTTATTGCTGAAACTGGGGAACGTGTTGACGTCAATGATGTTAACATCAACACCATACTTGCAGTCAAGTCGGGTGATGCTATTCCTCTCGATGGAATCGTGGTGGAAGGAAAGTGTGAAGTTGATGAAAAGATGTTAACAGGAGAATCATTACCTGTGATCAAAGAGTTTGATTCAGTAGTGTGGGCTGGAACTATTAATGTGAATG GATATATAAGTGTGAAAACTACAGTGCTGGCAAAAGACACGGTGGTGGCTAGAATGTCAAAACTTGTTGAAGAGGCCTCTAGCAGAAAATCTCGAACACAAAGATTCATAGATAATTTTGCTAAGTACTATATTCCTG CTGTTGTTTTGATTTCAGCTAGCATTGCTGTGGTTCCAGCTGCATTAGAAGTTCCTGATATAAAACCTTGGTTTCATCTTGCAATTGTGGTTTTGTTAAGTGCATGTCCTTGTGCTCTCATCCTATCCACCCCTGTTGCAATCTTTTGTGCTCTCACAAAAGCTGCAACAAATGGGTTACTACTGAAAGGTGGAGATTACATTGAAACATTTTCTGGCATTAAGACAGTGGCTTTTGATAAAACTGGAACAATAACAAGAGGAGAGTTCACAGTGACAGATTTTTCTCTTGTAGATGACATTAGCATTGAAACTTTACTGTACTG ggtTTCAAGTATCGAGAGTAAATCAAGTCATCCTATGGCAGCTGCACTAGTGGAATATGGAATGTCTAATTCTGTCAAGCCAATCCCTGAAAATGTtgagaattttgaaaattttgctGGTGAAGGAGTTTTTGGTACAATTGATGGGAAGGATATTTATATTGGCAATAGAAGAATTGGTGCTAGGGCTGACTCCGAAAGAG TTGATTGTCACTTGCAATCTCAAAGCCATGAAATTTCTACCCAGAAACGATATTGTGGACCGACTCTGGTTGGAGTCTTCAGCTTAGTTGATACTTGCAGATCAGGTGCTTTGGAGGCAATAGAAGAGCTAAACTTGTTAGGCGTGAGATCTGTCATGCTAACAGGAGATAGCACTCAAGCAGCTATGTATGTTCAGAGTCAG CTTATTCTGTGCAGTTGA
- the LOC114163054 gene encoding G-type lectin S-receptor-like serine/threonine-protein kinase At1g34300, translating to MAGVSFVIFCIFIWLRPIFDVRQKDSQFMTLTVNKFLNEMEKEKVMRVTEEHLRIATDNYSYLMGSGGFEKVYKGIFSDGTIVAVKVLHANSKDRIQEQIMAEVGTIGKVHHFNLVRLYGFCLEKNFTALVYEYMVNGSLDKFLFNPENAIAFEKLYDIAIGTAKGISYLHEECQQRIIHYDIKPGNILLDRNFNAKVADFGLAKLCNRENTHITLTKGRGTPGYAAPELWLPNFPVTQKCDVYSFGMLLFEILGRRRNFEIDLAESQEWFPMWIWKKFEAEEAEELMVACGIDDQNKETAERMVKVALSCVQYKHESRPVRSVVVKMLEGSVEIPKPQNPFPHLIHEILPLPESSGNTYTSTVQGSSGMVTESSHEPSSLVVTKFEIESAST from the coding sequence ATGGCAGGTGTATCCTTtgtgatattttgtatttttatatggCTACGGCCCATCTTTGATGTTCGTCAAAAAGACTCACAATTTATGACACTCACCGTGAATAAATTTCTAAACGAGATGGAAAAGGAGAAGGTTATGAGGGTTACTGAAGAGCACCTAAGAATTGCAACTGATAACTATTCTTACTTGATGGGTTCAGGAGGTTTTGAAAAAGTCTATAAGGGAATTTTTAGTGATGGAACCATTGTAGCCGTCAAGGTTCTGCATGCGAATTCTAAAGACAGAATTCAGGAGCAGATTATGGCTGAAGTGGGAACAATAGGAAAAGTTCATCATTTCAATCTGGTTCGACTCTACGGtttttgtttggaaaaaaactTCACAGCACTGGTTTATGAGTACATGGTGAATGGTTCTCTTGACAAGTTTTTGTTTAATCCAGAAAATGCCATAGCTTTTGAAAAGCTTTATGATATTGCAATTGGGACAGCCAAAGGCATTTCTTACTTGCATGAAGAGTGTCAACAAAGAATTATCCACTACGACATCAAACCCGGAAATATTCTCTTGGATAGAAACTTCAATGCTAAAGTTGCAGATTTTGGCTTAGCCAAACTATGCAACAGAGAAAATACTCACATTACCTTGACTAAGGGTAGAGGCACTCCTGGTTATGCTGCACCTGAGCTTTGGTTGCCAAATTTTCCAGTAACTCAAAAGTGTGATGTTTACAGCTTCGGGATGCTGTTGTTTGAAATCCTTGGAAGGAGAAGAAACTTTGAGATAGACCTTGCTGAAAGCCAGGAGTGGTTTCCAATGTGGATTTGGAAAAAATTTGAGGCCGAAGAAGCAGAAGAATTGATGGTAGCATGTGGGATAGATgatcaaaataaagaaactgcAGAAAGAATGGTGAAGGTAGCTCTGTCATGTGTTCAGTATAAGCACGAATCAAGACCTGTAAGGAGTGTTGTGGTGAAAATGTTAGAAGGTTCAGTTGAAATTCCGAAACCTCAAAACCCTTTTCCGCACCTTATTCATGAGATTCTTCCACTGCCAGAATCATCTGGCAACACTTATACAAGTACTGTTCAAGGCTCTTCAGGGATGGTAACAGAATCCAGCCATGAACCTTCTTCTCTTGTTGTGACTAAGTTCGAGATTGAATCAGCCTCTACCTAA
- the LOC114162625 gene encoding rust resistance kinase Lr10-like, which translates to MNFIHIENILRNMEREKPIRFTGELLRIATDNYSTSLGSGGFGEVYKGNLSDGTTVAVKVLRANSDKRIKEQFMAEVGTIGKVHHFNLVKLYGFCFEKDLTALVYEYMSNGSLDKYLFHENKTLGYEKLHEIAAGTARGIAYLHEDCEQRIVHYDIKPGNILLDKNFNPKVADFGLAKLCNRDNTHITMTGGRGTPGYAAPELWMPFPVTHKCDVYSFGMLLFEIIGRRRNLDINLPQSEEWFPVWAWKRYDAGELEVLMNACKIEERHKKMAERMVKVALFCVQYRPETRPIMSDVVKMLEGSVEISQPSNPFQHIIEGTFQGSSDHASRTDVNTSINSSSSFMVTEPSIVYDIPPMRNDIELVSTIAG; encoded by the coding sequence ATGAATTTTATCCACATTGAGAATATTTTGAGGAACATGGAAAGAGAAAAGCCAATCAGGTTCACTGGTGAGCTGCTAAGGATTGCAACAGATAACTACTCTACATCATTAGGGTCAGGAGGTTTTGGAGAAGTTTACAAAGGAAATTTAAGTGATGGAACAACAGTGGCTGTGAAGGTTCTACGTGCAAATTCTGACAAGAGAATCAAGGAACAGTTTATGGCAGAAGTGGGTACAATTGGAAAAGTTCATCATTTCAACCTTGTCAAGTTGTATGGATTTTGCTTTGAGAAAGACCTGACAGCACTGGTTTATGAGTACATGAGTAATGGATCTCTTGACAAGTATCTGTTTCACGAAAACAAGACTCTGGGATACGAAAAGCTTCATGAGATTGCAGCTGGGACAGCGAGAGGCATTGCATACTTGCATGAAGATTGTGAACAAAGAATAGTCCACTATGATATCAAACCAGGAAATATTCTTTTGGACAAGAACTTCAATCCCAAAGTTGCTGATTTTGGATTGGCTAAACTCTGCAACAGGGACAATACTCATATAACTATGACAGGAGGAAGGGGCACTCCTGGTTATGCTGCACCTGAACTTTGGATGCCATTTCCTGTGACTCACAAGTGTGATGTTTATAGCTTTGGAATGCTGTTGTTTGAAATCATAGGGAGGAGAAGAAACCTTGACATTAACCTTCCGCAAAGCGAAGAGTGGTTTCCAGTGTGGGCTTGGAAGAGATATGATGCTGGAGAATTGGAAGTGTTAATGAATGCTTGTAAGATTGAGGAGAGGCATAAGAAGATGGCAGAAAGAATGGTGAAGGTAGCTTTGTTTTGTGTTCAGTATAGGCCAGAAACAAGGCCAATTATGAGTGATGTGGTGAAAATGTTGGAAGGTTCAGTTGAAATTTCTCAACCATCTAACCCGTTTCAGCACATAATAGAAGGAACTTTTCAGGGTTCTTCTGATCATGCATCCCGAACTGATGTAAATACAAGTATCAATTCTAGTTCTTCTTTTATGGTAACCGAACCAAGCATTGTATATGACATTCCTCCGATGAGGAATGATATTGAATTGGTCTCTACCATTGCTGGTTAA